The following are encoded together in the Dermacoccus nishinomiyaensis genome:
- a CDS encoding type II toxin-antitoxin system PemK/MazF family toxin: protein MNLRTVAVRLSRALARGGMNALLDPERRGTSSTRRRADATVGPDGRRAGAPTSHRHDDAPSARPAGSAHPYGGDWTAPLPATAYAPHDDGNPDPGEVVWAWVPYEEDHSQGKDRPVLVIARHPELEDVVLALPLTSKDHDRDAAQEARAGRHWMDVGSGAWDNRGRHSEVRLDRVLQLDVTRVRREGSHIDEQTFDAVIAAARTRSVGR from the coding sequence ATGAACCTGCGCACCGTCGCCGTCCGCCTCTCCCGCGCCCTCGCACGTGGGGGCATGAATGCGCTCCTCGACCCCGAGCGCCGTGGAACGTCGTCCACGCGGCGCCGCGCCGACGCCACGGTCGGGCCCGACGGACGCCGCGCGGGTGCACCGACGTCGCACCGTCACGACGACGCGCCCAGCGCTCGTCCGGCCGGCTCCGCGCACCCATATGGTGGCGACTGGACGGCCCCGCTACCCGCGACGGCCTATGCGCCGCATGACGACGGGAATCCCGATCCGGGTGAGGTCGTGTGGGCGTGGGTGCCGTACGAGGAGGACCACTCGCAGGGCAAGGATCGTCCGGTTCTCGTCATCGCCCGGCACCCGGAGCTGGAAGACGTCGTCCTCGCGCTTCCACTGACGAGCAAGGATCACGACCGTGACGCCGCGCAGGAAGCTCGGGCGGGGCGTCACTGGATGGACGTCGGCTCCGGCGCCTGGGACAACCGCGGACGACACAGCGAGGTGCGCCTCGACCGAGTCCTGCAACTCGACGTCACCAGGGTGCGACGCGAGGGTTCACACATCGACGAGCAGACGTTCGACGCCGTCATCGCCGCCGCCCGCACCCGCTCCGTGGGCCGCTGA
- the lepA gene encoding translation elongation factor 4 encodes MARKALEPAATPPEQIRNFCIIAHIDHGKSTLADRMLSKTGVVEDRAMRAQYLDRMDIERERGITIKSQAVRMPWELDGTTYCLNMIDTPGHVDFTYEVSRSLAACEGAVLLVDAAQGIEAQTLANLYLAMENDLTIIPVLNKIDLPAAQPEKYAAEIAGLIGCEPEDVLKVSGKTGVGVEELLDVIVEKLPAPVGDADAPARAMIFDSVYDTYRGVVTYVRVVDGRLSPREKIEMMSTRATHELLEIGVNSPEPIPTKGLSVGEVGYLITGVKDVRQSKVGDTVTNAAKPASEAIGGYSDPKPMVFSGLYPIDGSDYPILRDALDKLKLNDAALVYEPETSAALGFGFRVGFLGMLHLEITRERLEREFNLDLISTLPNVVYRVTTDDGVVSEVTNPSEFPEGKIADITEPVVRSTILVPSEYIGAVMELCQARRGNLLGMDYLSEERVEMRYTLPLAEIVFDFFDALKSKTRGYASLDYEPAGEQSANLVKVDILLQGDTVDAFSAIVHRDKAYAYGTMMATKLKELIPRQQFEVPIQAAIGTRVIARENIRAIRKDVLAKCYGGDISRKRKLLEKQKEGKKRMKMVGSVEVPQEAFIAALSQGESAEKKK; translated from the coding sequence ATGGCCCGCAAGGCACTCGAGCCCGCCGCGACGCCGCCGGAGCAGATCCGCAACTTCTGCATCATCGCGCACATCGACCACGGCAAGTCGACGCTCGCCGACCGGATGCTGAGCAAGACGGGCGTCGTCGAGGATCGGGCCATGCGTGCGCAGTACCTCGACCGCATGGACATCGAGCGCGAGCGCGGCATCACGATCAAGAGCCAGGCTGTGCGCATGCCGTGGGAGCTCGACGGTACGACCTACTGCCTCAACATGATCGACACGCCGGGGCACGTCGACTTCACCTACGAGGTGTCGCGTTCGCTCGCCGCGTGCGAGGGCGCCGTCCTGCTCGTCGACGCCGCGCAGGGCATCGAGGCGCAGACGCTCGCCAACCTGTACCTGGCGATGGAGAACGACCTCACGATCATCCCGGTACTCAACAAGATCGACCTGCCGGCCGCGCAGCCCGAGAAGTACGCCGCGGAGATCGCCGGCCTCATCGGCTGCGAACCGGAGGACGTACTCAAGGTCTCCGGCAAGACGGGCGTCGGTGTCGAGGAACTGCTCGACGTCATCGTCGAGAAGCTGCCTGCCCCCGTCGGTGACGCCGACGCGCCGGCCCGCGCCATGATCTTCGACTCCGTCTACGACACCTACCGCGGCGTCGTTACCTACGTCCGCGTCGTCGACGGACGGCTCAGCCCGCGCGAGAAGATCGAGATGATGTCGACGCGCGCGACGCACGAGCTGCTCGAGATCGGCGTCAACTCGCCCGAGCCGATCCCGACGAAGGGCCTGTCCGTCGGCGAAGTCGGCTACCTCATCACCGGCGTGAAGGACGTGCGCCAGTCGAAGGTCGGTGACACGGTCACGAACGCCGCGAAGCCCGCGTCCGAGGCGATCGGCGGCTACTCCGACCCGAAGCCGATGGTGTTCTCGGGTCTGTATCCGATCGACGGTTCCGACTACCCGATCCTGCGTGACGCCCTCGACAAGCTGAAGCTCAACGACGCGGCGCTCGTCTACGAACCGGAGACGTCGGCAGCGCTCGGGTTCGGTTTCCGCGTCGGCTTCCTCGGCATGCTGCACCTGGAGATCACGCGTGAACGCCTCGAGCGAGAGTTCAACCTCGACCTCATCTCGACCCTGCCGAACGTCGTCTACCGGGTGACGACGGACGACGGCGTCGTCAGCGAGGTGACGAACCCGAGCGAGTTCCCCGAGGGCAAGATCGCCGACATCACCGAACCCGTCGTGCGTTCGACGATCCTCGTGCCGAGCGAGTACATCGGCGCCGTCATGGAGCTGTGCCAGGCCCGTCGCGGCAACCTGCTCGGCATGGACTACCTGTCCGAGGAGCGCGTCGAGATGCGCTACACGCTGCCGCTCGCGGAGATCGTGTTCGACTTCTTCGACGCCCTCAAGTCGAAGACGCGCGGATATGCCTCGCTCGACTACGAACCCGCGGGGGAGCAGAGCGCCAACCTCGTCAAGGTCGACATCCTGCTGCAGGGCGACACCGTCGACGCGTTCAGCGCCATCGTGCACCGCGACAAGGCGTACGCCTACGGCACGATGATGGCGACGAAGCTCAAGGAGCTCATCCCGCGTCAGCAGTTCGAGGTGCCGATCCAGGCGGCCATCGGCACGCGCGTCATCGCCCGTGAGAACATCCGCGCCATCCGCAAGGACGTGCTCGCCAAGTGCTACGGCGGCGACATCAGCCGCAAGCGCAAGCTGCTCGAGAAGCAGAAGGAGGGCAAGAAGCGCATGAAGATGGTCGGTTCCGTCGAGGTGCCGCAGGAGGCCTTCATCGCCGCGCTCAGCCAGGGCGAGTCGGCGGAGAAGAAGAAGTGA
- a CDS encoding MFS transporter — translation MTEATALHDICDDEAVDAERSNRHGSYPRAGLAILALALGGFAIGTTEFVTMGLLPQIARGIGISIPSAGHAVSAYALGVVVGAPLVAMLFAKVPRKNVLLGLMVAFFVGNIGSALASSYPMLLLARFVAGMPHGAFFGIGAVVAATLVEKHRRTWAVSMMLAGLTVANIVGVPVSTWLGQHLGWQWPYALVAVIALLTVVAVWLWIPHQGSLGVTSVTGELKALTRPQVWFALAIGVVGFGGMFSTFSYIAPTMTELTGFSDAVVPVILVIYGIGMTAGAFLSERVAMRGLMRGIFGCLVTIAIILSLFGFAAHNKVSAVVFVFLLGCVPTIMVPMIQTRLMDVAHEGQSLAAALNHATLNAANALGAWLGGVVLDAGLGYEWCSRVGAVLAAAGAVITLVSAWTSRRAAVVG, via the coding sequence GTGACCGAAGCAACCGCGCTGCATGACATCTGCGACGACGAGGCCGTCGACGCCGAACGCTCGAACCGCCACGGCAGCTACCCGCGAGCCGGTCTGGCGATCCTGGCGCTGGCGCTCGGCGGTTTCGCCATCGGCACGACGGAGTTCGTCACGATGGGGCTGCTGCCGCAGATCGCGCGGGGCATCGGCATCTCGATCCCGAGCGCAGGCCACGCGGTGTCGGCGTACGCGCTCGGCGTGGTCGTCGGTGCCCCTCTCGTCGCGATGCTGTTCGCGAAGGTGCCGCGCAAGAACGTCCTGCTCGGACTCATGGTCGCGTTCTTCGTCGGCAACATCGGCTCGGCGCTCGCCTCGAGCTACCCGATGCTGCTGCTCGCGCGCTTCGTCGCGGGCATGCCGCACGGCGCGTTCTTCGGCATCGGCGCCGTCGTCGCGGCCACCCTCGTCGAGAAGCACCGGCGCACCTGGGCCGTGTCGATGATGCTCGCTGGCCTGACGGTGGCGAACATCGTCGGCGTGCCCGTCTCGACGTGGCTCGGGCAGCATCTGGGCTGGCAGTGGCCGTACGCCCTCGTCGCCGTCATCGCGTTGCTCACCGTCGTTGCGGTGTGGTTGTGGATCCCGCACCAGGGCTCCCTGGGCGTCACGTCCGTCACCGGTGAACTGAAGGCGTTGACGCGCCCGCAGGTGTGGTTCGCGCTCGCGATCGGTGTCGTCGGCTTCGGCGGCATGTTCTCGACGTTCAGCTACATCGCGCCGACGATGACGGAGCTCACCGGCTTCTCGGACGCCGTCGTGCCGGTCATCCTGGTCATCTACGGCATCGGCATGACGGCGGGTGCGTTCCTGTCCGAACGCGTCGCCATGCGCGGGCTCATGCGCGGCATCTTCGGCTGCCTCGTGACGATCGCGATCATCCTGTCGCTCTTCGGCTTCGCCGCGCACAACAAGGTCAGCGCGGTCGTGTTCGTGTTCCTGCTCGGCTGCGTGCCGACGATCATGGTGCCGATGATCCAGACGCGGCTCATGGACGTCGCCCACGAGGGCCAGTCGCTCGCGGCCGCTCTCAACCACGCGACGCTCAACGCCGCCAACGCCCTCGGCGCCTGGCTCGGCGGCGTCGTCCTCGACGCGGGGCTCGGGTACGAGTGGTGCTCGCGCGTCGGTGCCGTGCTCGCAGCCGCGGGCGCCGTCATCACGCTGGTCTCGGCATGGACGTCGCGCCGCGCCGCCGTCGTAGGCTGA
- the nadD gene encoding nicotinate-nucleotide adenylyltransferase has translation MGGTFDPIHHGHLVAASEVQSLLDLDEVIFVPTGQPWQKAGRDVAPAEHRYLMTVIATASNPRFSVSRVDVDRQGPTYTRDTLTDLKRLRPDSELFFITGADALAQILSWKGVDELWELAHFIGVTRPGHELSDAGLPHDRVTLLEIPAMAISSTDCRDRVRASKPVWYLVPDGVVQYIHKYQLYGPRAGSLQED, from the coding sequence ATGGGCGGCACGTTCGACCCCATTCACCACGGTCACCTCGTCGCGGCGAGTGAGGTTCAAAGCCTCCTCGACCTCGACGAGGTGATCTTCGTGCCCACGGGTCAGCCGTGGCAGAAGGCCGGACGAGATGTCGCGCCGGCCGAGCACCGTTATCTCATGACGGTCATCGCGACGGCGTCTAACCCGCGCTTCAGCGTGAGCCGCGTCGACGTCGACCGTCAGGGCCCGACGTATACGCGCGACACGTTGACGGACCTCAAGCGGCTGCGTCCCGATTCGGAGTTGTTCTTCATCACAGGGGCCGACGCGCTCGCGCAGATCCTGTCGTGGAAGGGCGTCGACGAGCTGTGGGAGCTGGCGCACTTCATCGGCGTCACGCGCCCCGGGCACGAGCTCAGTGACGCGGGGCTGCCGCACGATCGCGTCACCCTGCTCGAGATCCCGGCCATGGCGATCAGCTCGACCGACTGCCGTGACCGGGTGCGTGCGAGCAAACCCGTGTGGTACCTCGTGCCCGACGGCGTCGTGCAGTACATCCACAAGTACCAGCTTTACGGGCCCCGAGCGGGCTCCCTCCAGGAGGACTGA
- a CDS encoding acyl-CoA dehydrogenase family protein, which yields MIDLEIPKKFVPLVKQAGSMADEVFRPVSRKYDLAEHTYPAELDLVSALIDGMTDSGASNGAGAAGSTRAKDGTDQAPASTDADEATGVTKPASGTKAGKVNKNGANMSSALSIMQTCRGDVGLTLSIPRQGLGNAAIAAVANDEQKERYGNRWAAMAITEPDTGSDSGNIRTTATKDGDEYVLNGEKIFVTSGERAELVVVWATLDRSLGKKAIKSFVVERSNPGLKLVRLEHKLGIRASDTAAFVLEDCRVPANDLLGDPEIRTEGGFGGAMQTFDNTRPLVAAMAVGLTRACLDFTRAALEKAGHGQDWDAPVAAQTYASARLVQMEADYESALLLTLRAAWMADNGKPNSMEASMAKAKAGRTCVNVALQCVELVGVDGYAESELLEKWARDAKILDIFEGTQQIQLLVVARRLLGLTSGQLK from the coding sequence ATGATCGACCTCGAGATCCCGAAGAAGTTCGTCCCCCTCGTCAAGCAGGCCGGCTCGATGGCCGACGAGGTCTTCCGCCCCGTCAGCCGCAAGTACGACCTCGCCGAGCACACCTACCCCGCCGAGCTCGACCTCGTCTCCGCCCTCATCGACGGCATGACCGACTCGGGTGCGAGCAACGGCGCGGGCGCCGCCGGTTCCACGCGCGCCAAGGACGGCACCGACCAGGCCCCGGCCAGCACTGACGCCGACGAGGCGACGGGCGTGACGAAGCCCGCGTCCGGCACGAAGGCCGGCAAGGTCAACAAGAACGGCGCCAACATGAGCTCGGCGCTGTCGATCATGCAGACGTGCCGTGGTGACGTCGGGCTGACGCTGTCGATCCCGCGTCAGGGCCTCGGCAACGCCGCCATCGCCGCCGTCGCGAACGACGAGCAGAAGGAGCGCTACGGCAACCGCTGGGCTGCCATGGCGATCACCGAGCCCGACACCGGCTCGGATTCGGGCAACATCCGTACGACCGCGACGAAGGACGGCGACGAGTACGTCCTCAACGGCGAGAAGATCTTCGTCACCTCCGGTGAGCGCGCCGAACTCGTCGTCGTATGGGCGACGCTCGACCGTTCGCTCGGCAAGAAGGCGATCAAGTCGTTCGTCGTCGAGCGCTCCAACCCTGGCCTCAAGCTCGTGCGTCTCGAGCACAAGCTCGGCATCCGCGCCTCCGACACGGCGGCGTTCGTCCTCGAGGACTGCCGTGTGCCCGCGAACGATCTGCTCGGTGACCCCGAGATCCGCACCGAGGGCGGCTTCGGTGGCGCGATGCAGACGTTCGACAACACGCGCCCCCTCGTCGCGGCGATGGCCGTCGGTCTGACGCGCGCCTGCCTCGACTTCACCCGCGCCGCCCTCGAGAAGGCCGGCCACGGCCAGGACTGGGACGCGCCCGTCGCGGCCCAGACGTACGCCTCGGCGCGCCTCGTGCAGATGGAGGCCGACTACGAGTCGGCGCTGCTGCTGACGTTGCGTGCCGCGTGGATGGCCGACAACGGCAAGCCCAACTCCATGGAGGCGTCGATGGCGAAGGCGAAGGCGGGCCGCACGTGCGTCAACGTCGCGCTGCAGTGCGTCGAACTCGTCGGAGTCGACGGCTACGCCGAGAGCGAGCTGCTCGAGAAGTGGGCGCGTGACGCGAAGATCCTCGACATCTTCGAAGGCACGCAGCAGATCCAGTTGCTCGTCGTCGCTCGTCGCCTGCTGGGTCTGACGAGTGGGCAGCTGAAGTAA
- a CDS encoding glycosyltransferase family 2 protein, whose amino-acid sequence MTSHPSLDTLPNGAPHLSVVVPMYDEQEVLPLFAERLRPVLDGLEVPYEVVCVDDGSRDATASLLHAMRRTWPQVRLIQLRANSGHQAAISAGLARARGRWMVTIDADLQDPPEVIAQMLEVAEREHVDVVYGVRTDRSTDTAFKRVTAEAFYALMHRLGARGAMNAGDFRLMSRTTVDAVLALPETNRVLRLVVPALGFPSADVGYRRDERAAGESKYPLSKMIRLTLDSVTGVSSAPLRLATWFGLAGFVLAFAVAAFAVVSKLTGHSITGWASTIVVVSGFGALQLLCLGVLGEYVGRLFQTAQARPTHYVAYDSFEAGGQGTGDDARSGVETQSGSRADGTHPVAEPGFEVLAQAS is encoded by the coding sequence ATGACCTCCCACCCCAGCCTCGACACCCTCCCCAACGGCGCACCCCACCTGTCCGTCGTCGTCCCGATGTACGACGAGCAAGAGGTCCTGCCCCTGTTCGCCGAACGCCTGCGCCCCGTCCTCGACGGGCTCGAGGTGCCGTACGAGGTCGTGTGCGTCGACGACGGATCCCGCGACGCGACCGCGTCGCTCCTGCACGCGATGCGTCGGACGTGGCCGCAGGTGCGTCTCATCCAGCTGCGCGCGAACTCCGGGCACCAGGCGGCGATCAGCGCGGGCCTCGCCCGAGCCCGGGGACGCTGGATGGTGACGATCGACGCCGATCTGCAGGATCCACCCGAGGTGATCGCCCAGATGCTCGAGGTGGCCGAGCGAGAACACGTCGACGTCGTCTACGGCGTGCGCACCGACCGCAGCACCGACACCGCCTTCAAGCGCGTCACCGCCGAGGCGTTCTACGCACTCATGCATCGCCTCGGCGCGCGTGGGGCAATGAACGCCGGCGACTTCCGACTCATGTCGCGCACGACCGTCGACGCCGTCCTCGCGCTGCCGGAGACCAACCGGGTGCTGCGCCTCGTCGTGCCGGCCCTGGGCTTTCCGTCGGCCGACGTCGGCTACCGCCGCGACGAGCGGGCCGCCGGCGAGTCGAAGTACCCGTTGAGCAAGATGATCAGGCTGACGCTCGACTCCGTCACGGGCGTCTCCAGCGCTCCGCTGCGCCTCGCGACGTGGTTCGGTCTCGCCGGCTTCGTCCTCGCCTTCGCGGTGGCCGCATTCGCCGTCGTCTCGAAGCTGACGGGTCACTCGATCACCGGATGGGCGTCCACGATCGTCGTCGTCAGCGGCTTCGGCGCGCTGCAGCTGCTGTGCCTCGGCGTGCTCGGCGAGTACGTGGGCCGCCTGTTCCAAACGGCCCAGGCACGCCCGACCCACTACGTCGCCTACGACTCGTTCGAGGCCGGGGGCCAGGGCACGGGCGATGATGCTCGCTCCGGCGTCGAGACACAGAGTGGTTCCCGCGCAGACGGAACACACCCCGTCGCCGAACCCGGGTTCGAGGTGCTCGCCCAGGCGTCATGA
- a CDS encoding rhomboid family intramembrane serine protease: MDLDHTLRPAAERVKQSAVVSALIVAALWIIEALDVLTHHAIDAAASLKAWEVSDLWSIFTMPFAHYGWAHLEANSALLLPLGFVLALSGLAVLARVTFIVTCTSGLAAWLLSPPYTAVAGASGVVFGWLTYLIVRGFWTRRWPEVVVGLVLAVVYGSVLWGVLPQSTHASWQGHLGGAIGGVLAAKLVSDRTASSG, encoded by the coding sequence ATGGATCTCGACCACACCCTTCGCCCCGCGGCAGAGCGCGTCAAGCAATCCGCCGTCGTCTCCGCACTGATCGTCGCCGCGCTGTGGATCATCGAGGCCCTCGACGTGCTGACGCACCACGCCATCGACGCCGCCGCCTCCCTGAAGGCCTGGGAGGTGAGCGACCTGTGGTCGATCTTCACCATGCCGTTCGCACACTACGGGTGGGCTCATCTCGAGGCGAACAGTGCGTTGCTGCTGCCGCTCGGGTTCGTCCTCGCCCTCAGCGGCCTGGCCGTCCTCGCGCGTGTGACGTTCATCGTCACCTGCACGTCGGGGCTCGCCGCGTGGCTGCTCAGCCCGCCGTACACGGCCGTCGCGGGTGCCTCGGGCGTCGTCTTCGGGTGGCTGACGTACCTCATCGTCCGAGGATTCTGGACGCGCCGCTGGCCCGAGGTCGTCGTGGGGCTCGTCCTCGCCGTCGTCTACGGCAGCGTGCTGTGGGGTGTGCTTCCGCAGAGCACCCACGCTTCGTGGCAGGGTCACCTCGGTGGCGCGATCGGCGGTGTTCTCGCCGCGAAGCTCGTCAGCGATCGGACGGCGTCCTCAGGCTGA
- a CDS encoding histidine phosphatase family protein, protein MTPTSPENDPLRRVILLRHGRTAWNEQGRWQGRLDVPIDDVGLRQAERAAALLVRDGSITRLVTSPARRAAQTTSVLKGAFDLAGRPLVRTEDARLVEIDMGAWAGLTHAEVAASWPDASAAIARGDDVRRGDGGETLAEATARVEAGVRDAVSSATPGESVLVVTHGAVIRGVAGALAGLTPQTVRTSFRSIDNCHWVTLVERRDGGWAIERWNAGE, encoded by the coding sequence GTGACGCCGACGTCCCCCGAGAATGACCCGCTGCGGCGGGTCATTCTCTTGCGTCATGGGCGCACGGCGTGGAACGAGCAGGGGCGCTGGCAGGGCCGCCTGGACGTGCCGATCGACGACGTGGGGCTCCGCCAGGCCGAGCGTGCCGCGGCGCTGCTCGTGCGCGACGGTTCGATCACGCGCCTCGTGACGTCGCCGGCGCGGCGCGCGGCGCAGACCACGTCCGTGCTCAAGGGTGCATTCGACCTGGCCGGTCGGCCGCTCGTGCGCACCGAGGACGCTCGGCTCGTCGAGATCGACATGGGTGCGTGGGCCGGTCTGACGCACGCCGAGGTCGCTGCGAGCTGGCCCGACGCGTCGGCCGCGATCGCGCGTGGCGACGACGTCCGGCGCGGTGACGGCGGCGAGACGCTCGCCGAGGCGACGGCACGCGTCGAGGCGGGCGTGCGTGATGCCGTGTCGTCGGCAACCCCGGGGGAGAGTGTGCTCGTCGTGACGCACGGCGCCGTCATCCGCGGGGTGGCGGGTGCGTTGGCGGGGCTGACGCCGCAGACCGTGCGCACGTCGTTCCGGAGCATCGACAACTGCCACTGGGTGACGCTCGTCGAGCGTCGCGATGGTGGTTGGGCCATCGAACGCTGGAACGCGGGGGAGTGA
- a CDS encoding acyl-CoA dehydrogenase family protein: MTSTTNQASLADKGQAIALRLLAKAGGHDLLKNPAIRSKVERALYQGSKSGFKAQTVAGRAFTKKAGSGDAARTAPTKPRREFDLTPTEDQETIAAVAAELADELLRPAAAKADAERALPDEIRAQATEMGLTLVGVPAELGGIAEERSAVMTALVLEQLARGDMGLAVAIMAPAAVATAIAGYGTSAQQETYLPAFTDEKKPAVAALALAEAGPLADPRTPATTATRDGADLVITGEKALVPCADAAELFVISVMLDGAARLVIVEAGTEGLTTSDEPAMGVRAAHTGRLHLAGVRVPAENLLGKADDTLDAIRRSRLAWAALACGTGRAVLDQVRQYVVERKAFGEPIGHRQAVAFTVSNIAIELDGLRLVTLRAAARLDAGDDAGAAETIAHARALVGMHATQIGSDAVQLLGGHGFVKEFDNERWYRDLRGAGVLEGGVSV, from the coding sequence ATGACTTCGACCACCAACCAGGCCTCCCTCGCCGACAAGGGCCAGGCCATCGCACTGCGCCTTCTCGCCAAGGCCGGCGGGCACGATCTGCTCAAGAACCCGGCGATCCGCTCCAAGGTCGAGCGTGCCCTCTACCAGGGCAGCAAGTCCGGTTTCAAGGCTCAGACGGTGGCCGGGCGCGCCTTCACCAAGAAGGCCGGCTCGGGCGACGCGGCACGCACCGCCCCGACGAAGCCGCGCCGCGAGTTCGACCTGACGCCCACCGAGGATCAGGAGACGATCGCCGCCGTCGCCGCCGAACTGGCCGACGAACTGCTGCGTCCCGCCGCGGCGAAGGCCGACGCGGAGCGCGCCCTGCCCGACGAGATCCGTGCGCAGGCCACCGAGATGGGCCTGACGCTCGTCGGCGTCCCGGCCGAGCTCGGCGGCATCGCCGAGGAGCGCAGCGCCGTGATGACGGCCCTCGTTCTCGAGCAGCTCGCCCGCGGCGACATGGGCCTCGCCGTTGCGATCATGGCACCGGCCGCCGTCGCGACCGCCATCGCGGGCTACGGCACGTCCGCGCAGCAGGAGACCTACCTGCCCGCCTTCACCGACGAGAAGAAGCCCGCCGTCGCCGCGCTCGCGCTCGCCGAAGCGGGCCCGCTCGCCGACCCGCGCACCCCCGCGACGACGGCCACCCGGGACGGCGCCGACCTCGTCATCACCGGCGAGAAGGCGCTCGTGCCGTGCGCCGATGCCGCCGAACTGTTCGTCATCAGCGTCATGCTCGACGGCGCCGCGCGCCTCGTCATCGTCGAAGCCGGCACCGAGGGCCTGACGACGAGCGACGAGCCGGCGATGGGCGTGCGCGCTGCGCACACCGGGCGCCTGCACCTCGCCGGGGTGCGCGTGCCCGCCGAGAACCTGCTCGGCAAGGCTGACGACACCCTCGATGCCATCCGCCGCTCGCGCCTCGCGTGGGCCGCCCTCGCGTGCGGCACCGGCCGCGCCGTGCTCGATCAGGTCAGGCAGTACGTCGTCGAGCGCAAGGCCTTCGGTGAGCCGATCGGTCACCGTCAGGCCGTCGCGTTCACCGTGTCGAACATCGCGATCGAACTCGATGGGCTGCGCCTCGTCACCCTGCGCGCCGCGGCGCGTCTCGACGCCGGCGACGACGCCGGTGCCGCCGAGACCATCGCTCACGCCCGCGCGCTCGTCGGGATGCACGCCACGCAGATCGGCTCCGACGCCGTGCAACTGCTCGGCGGACACGGCTTCGTCAAGGAGTTCGACAACGAGCGCTGGTACCGCGACCTGCGCGGCGCCGGCGTCCTCGAAGGTGGCGTCAGCGTCTGA
- a CDS encoding GNAT family N-acetyltransferase codes for MNIRRATQDDVPEIVRLKALLMIDGWPFDIELDDAWRERCARVARQLLASDGYACFVVDRVEGAGPGSPLASCVTATVEQHLPGPDGSGRSAYVGDMCTEAEFRGRGCGTALLDAALQWCREQEAGWVSLFSTESGDALYRKAGFSDEGPFQHLSMAL; via the coding sequence GTGAACATTCGCCGCGCCACCCAGGATGACGTCCCCGAGATCGTGCGCCTCAAGGCGCTGCTCATGATCGACGGGTGGCCCTTCGACATCGAACTCGACGACGCGTGGCGCGAACGGTGCGCCCGCGTCGCGCGTCAGCTGCTCGCCTCCGACGGGTACGCGTGCTTCGTCGTCGACCGCGTCGAGGGCGCGGGCCCCGGCTCGCCGCTCGCGTCGTGCGTGACGGCGACCGTCGAACAGCACCTGCCCGGCCCCGACGGCTCGGGCCGCTCGGCGTACGTCGGCGACATGTGCACCGAGGCCGAGTTCCGCGGCCGCGGCTGCGGCACGGCACTGCTCGACGCCGCACTGCAGTGGTGTCGCGAGCAGGAGGCCGGCTGGGTCTCGCTGTTCTCCACCGAGAGCGGCGACGCGCTCTACCGCAAGGCCGGTTTCAGCGACGAAGGGCCGTTCCAGCACCTGTCGATGGCGTTGTGA
- the rsfS gene encoding ribosome silencing factor, producing MSATDRSLELTRAAAQAAADKLATSITAIDVSDQLAITDTFVIASAESERQVNAIVDAVEEALLPLGAKPQRREGRASGRWVLIDFGDIVLQAFHEEDREFYDLERLWQDCPVIELELDEPADA from the coding sequence GTGTCCGCAACAGACCGTTCCCTCGAGCTGACGCGAGCTGCCGCCCAGGCCGCCGCGGACAAGCTCGCCACGTCGATCACCGCGATCGACGTGAGTGATCAGCTCGCCATCACCGACACGTTCGTGATCGCCTCCGCGGAGAGCGAGCGTCAGGTCAACGCCATCGTCGACGCCGTCGAGGAGGCGCTGCTGCCGCTCGGCGCGAAGCCTCAGCGACGTGAGGGCCGCGCCTCCGGGCGTTGGGTGCTCATCGACTTCGGTGACATCGTCCTGCAGGCCTTCCACGAGGAGGACCGCGAGTTCTACGACCTCGAGCGCCTGTGGCAGGACTGCCCCGTCATCGAACTCGAGCTCGACGAGCCCGCCGACGCGTGA
- a CDS encoding DUF4442 domain-containing protein, whose product MSRHAGRERKRMSPRTFGRLMNFYPPLVGMGLRVKSFSDDWSEARVELKLNRLNRNQNGTAFGGSINAMTDAFFPLLLMHQLGPEYLVWDQACEIEFRSPGTSTVYGVYEMPKDVVEEIRAQAADGSKVLRWFECDLTLVDGTVVAHARRLVYVRKKRPKAA is encoded by the coding sequence ATGAGTCGGCACGCGGGGCGCGAGCGCAAGCGGATGTCGCCGCGCACGTTCGGGCGGCTCATGAACTTCTACCCGCCGCTGGTGGGCATGGGATTGCGGGTGAAGTCGTTCTCGGACGACTGGAGCGAAGCGCGCGTCGAACTCAAGCTCAATCGGCTGAATCGCAACCAGAACGGCACGGCGTTCGGTGGGTCGATCAACGCGATGACGGATGCCTTCTTCCCGTTGCTGCTCATGCATCAGTTGGGTCCGGAGTATCTCGTGTGGGATCAGGCGTGTGAGATCGAGTTCCGTTCGCCGGGCACATCGACGGTGTACGGCGTGTACGAGATGCCCAAGGACGTCGTCGAGGAGATCCGTGCGCAGGCCGCTGACGGGTCGAAGGTATTGCGCTGGTTCGAGTGTGATCTGACGTTGGTTGACGGCACGGTCGTCGCGCATGCGAGGCGTCTCGTGTACGTGCGGAAGAAGCGTCCGAAGGCGGCGTGA